A single Populus nigra chromosome 13, ddPopNigr1.1, whole genome shotgun sequence DNA region contains:
- the LOC133671319 gene encoding rust resistance kinase Lr10-like, with protein sequence MMNYSSELVTCLFFFFIVFLAGHGASSNCTGSCGNRGPDIRFPFRIKEKQPDHCGYSGFDLSCSEDNSTVLKLPTGLSLHIEGIDYRYRLIYARDPQGCFLRQRFNFSLGASHFQIKKDRLYDWTLFNCSLSSEKSSGLVYKIPCLSTFNHEVYAFDSSIRISYSGFLSCTKMYNIYGIPYSMMQEENYVTMSWSNPPCGSSETECYLPHTKDVRRKLLITGVILGLLLFAMVITALYRAYSNDKTQREYQARVEMFLDDYRSLNPTRYSYADLKRITNQFGDELGQGAYGTVFKGKLTNEIAVAVKLLNNSIGKGEEFINEVGTMARIHHVNVVRLIGFCADGFRRALVYEYLPNDSLQKFITSADSRNHFLGWERLNRVALGIAKGIQYLHQGCDQRILHFDIKPQNILLDNEFNPKIADFGMAKLCSKDKSAISMTTARGTVGYIAPEVFSRNFGSVSYKSDVYSFGMLVLEMVGGRKNVDDTAENGDQIYFPEWIYNLLEKEEDLRFHIDGEEDAKIAKKLAIVGLWCIQWNPAERPSMKTVVQMLEGEGENLTKPPDPFSSSVPKRTSAGHMPARRLHQELAAISEIE encoded by the exons ATGATGAATTATTCATCAGAATTGGTTACgtgtttgttcttctttttcattgtcTTCCTTGCAGGCCATGGAGCAAGCTCGAATTGCACAGGATCATGTGGAAACCGTGGCCCTGACATCCGATTTCCTTTCCGGATCAAGGAAAAACAACCAGACCACTGTGGTTATTCTGGGTTTGATCTATCCTGCTCAGAGGACAACAGCACAGTGCTTAAGCTGCCAACTGGATTGAGTCTCCACATCGAAGGAATTGACTATAGATATCGACTTATTTATGCAAGGGATCCTCAAGGTTGCTTTCTAAGGCAACGTTTTAACTTCAGTTTAGGGGCTTCTCACTTCCAAATTAAGAAGGATCGGTTGTATGATTGGACCTTGTTCAATTGTTCACTTTCTAGTGAGAAAAGTTCTGGGCTCGTGTATAAAATCCCATGTCTGAGTACTTTTAACCATGAAGTTTATGCCTTTGACTCAAGTATTCGCATCAGTTACTCTGGTTTCTTATCTTGTACCAAGATGTACAACATTTATGGAATTCCATATAGTATGATGCAGGAAGAAAATTACGTTACTATGTCTTGGTCCAATCCACCTTGTGGATCTTCTGAAACTGAATGCTACCTTCCGCACACTAAAG ATGTGCGGCGAAAGCTACTGATTACTG GTGTGATTTTAGGATTACTCCTTTTTGCTATGGTGATTACAGCACTCTACCGCGCCTATAGCAACGATAAAACACAGAGAGAATATCAAGCCAGGGTTGAAATGTTTTTGGATGATTACAGATCACTGAATCCCACTAGGTACTCCTATGCTGATCTCAAGAGGATCACAAATCAATTCGGTGATGAATTGGGCCAAGGAGCTTATGGAACCGTGTTCAAAGGAAAGCTGACCAATGAAATTGCTGTAGCTGTGAAGCTCCTTAATAATTCCATAGGAAAAGGGGAGGAATTCATCAATGAAGTGGGAACAATGGCAAGGATCCACCATGTCAATGTTGTTCGCTTGATCGGTTTCTGTGCTGATGGATTTAGACGAGCTCTAGTTTATGAGTACTTGCCTAATGATTCTTTACAGAAGTTCATAACCTCAGCAGACTCAAGGAACCATTTCCTTGGCTGGGAAAGGTTGAATCGTGTTGCTCTAGGCATAGCCAAGGGGATTCAATATCTTCACCAGGGGTGTGATCAAAGAATCCtccattttgatatcaaaccaCAGAATATCCTGCTTGACAATGAATTCAATCCCAAAATCGCCGATTTTGGGATGGCTAAGTTGTGTTCCAAGGATAAAAGTGCTATTTCCATGACGACTGCTAGGGGGACTGTTGGCTACATTGCCCCAGAAGTGTTCTCGAGGAACTTCGGGAGTGTTTCCTATAAATCAGATGTTTACAGCTTTGGCATGTTAGTGTTGGAAATGGTTGGAGGAAGGAAGAACGTCGATGATACAGCAGAAAATGGCGACCAGATATACTTCCCGGAATGGATTTATAATCTcttagaaaaggaagaagaccTGCGGTTTCATATCGATGGAGAAGAAGATGctaaaattgcaaagaaactAGCAATTGTGGGGCTATGGTGCATTCAGTGGAACCCAGCAGAGCGTCCTTCCATGAAAACTGTTGTCCAAATGCTTGAAGGGGAAGGAGAAAACTTAACAAAGCCTCCTGATCCTTTTAGCTCCTCTGTCCCTAAGAGAACAAGTGCAGGCCACATGCCAGCGAGACGCCTTCACCAAGAGTTGGCAGCCATCTCAGAAATAGAGTGA